A genomic stretch from Hoplias malabaricus isolate fHopMal1 chromosome 4, fHopMal1.hap1, whole genome shotgun sequence includes:
- the LOC136695288 gene encoding complexin-1: MNFVMKQALGGATKDMGKMLGEKEEKDPDAEKKEEERQEALRQQEEERKAKYAKMEAERESIRQGIRDKYGIKKKEEKEAEAQAAMEQASEGSLTRPKKAVPAGCGDEEEEEESIVDTVMKFLPGPLVDMFNKK; encoded by the exons gGGCGACCAAAGACATGGGTAAAATGCTGGGAGAAAAGGAAGAGAAGGATCCTGATGCTGAGAAGAAGGAAGAGGAAAGACAAGAGGCTCTCCggcagcaggaggaggagaggaaggcCAAATATGCAAAAATGGAGGCCGAGAGGGAATCAATTCGACAGGGAATCAGAGATAAG tACGGAAtaaagaagaaggaggagaaagaggcaGAGGCTCAGGCAGCCATGGAGCAAGCGTCCGAAGGCAGTCTTACCCGTCCCAAGAAAGCTGTGCCTGCCGGCTGCGGtgatgaggaagaggaagaggaaagcATTGTGGACACCGTCATGAAGTTCCTCCCAGGTCCACTCGTAGACATGTTTAATAAAAAGTAA